One segment of Streptomyces sp. YIM 121038 DNA contains the following:
- a CDS encoding TetR/AcrR family transcriptional regulator: MSGTTRRRPTHRKGRATLTRESVGEAALAYLGEHGAAALTMRSLAAELGVSARALYNYVDDRRDLVAVAAGIFQAGWRPPRLDPAPGAWRAGLAAFCADLRAHYRRHPGMTTLALSENVTMAGHPVMLRNVDALIGFYAAVGLTPADAYRACMETVRLVVGFVEFEDAPRDRPPAHLDPGDLAAHPPPWLRTEEGDALPHLAAVAELAPDSADTRFAFAVEVFTEGLAARRRRA, from the coding sequence ATGAGCGGAACGACGCGGCGCAGACCCACCCACCGCAAGGGCCGGGCCACCCTGACCCGGGAGTCGGTGGGGGAGGCCGCGCTCGCCTATCTGGGGGAGCACGGCGCCGCGGCGCTCACCATGCGCTCGCTGGCCGCCGAACTCGGGGTGTCCGCCCGCGCCCTGTACAACTACGTGGACGACCGGCGGGACCTGGTCGCCGTCGCCGCCGGGATCTTCCAGGCGGGCTGGCGGCCGCCCCGCCTGGACCCGGCCCCCGGCGCCTGGCGCGCCGGCCTGGCCGCCTTCTGCGCGGACCTGCGCGCCCACTACCGCCGCCACCCCGGCATGACCACGCTCGCCCTCAGCGAGAACGTGACGATGGCCGGCCATCCCGTGATGCTCCGCAACGTGGACGCGCTCATCGGCTTCTACGCGGCCGTCGGGCTCACCCCGGCGGACGCCTACCGCGCCTGCATGGAGACCGTGCGCCTGGTCGTCGGCTTCGTGGAGTTCGAGGACGCGCCGCGGGACCGTCCCCCGGCCCATCTGGACCCGGGGGACCTCGCGGCGCACCCGCCGCCGTGGCTCCGTACCGAGGAGGGGGACGCGCTGCCTCACCTGGCGGCGGTCGCGGAGCTCGCGCCCGACTCGGCGGACACGCGGTTCGCCTTCGCCGTGGAGGTGTTCACGGAAGGCCTCGCCGCCCGGCGGCGCCGCGCGTAG
- a CDS encoding nucleobase:cation symporter-2 family protein: MAQPAEGPTDGPCSTPPDACHPVDEKLHVSRLVPAALQHIAAMYAGVVTPPLIIGQAVGLDAAAQTRLIAAGLLIAGLATLLQTLGVRNVVGNRLPFVNAASSAGIAPMLAIAENSATGHQLPAIYGAVMVAGLFCLVVGPFFGRLLRFFPPLVTGVVITLIGVTLMPVPVGWAQGGDKEAADFGDMRHLALAAFTLVVILLFQRFARGFFKQVALLMGLLVGTLVAVPFGLADFSSLRSAPVAALPTPFASGAPEFQPAAILSLCIVMLVLMTESSAGMLALGEICERRTDGATITRGLRTDGIATLVGPVFGGFPTSAFAQNVGVVSLTRVRSRYVVAVAGGALIVLGAFPVLGAVVSLVPMPVLGGAGIVLFGSIAVSGIRTLSEAGLDDSSNIVLVAVALGAGIIPLAAPTFYADFPAWAQTVLGSGISAGALVAVTLNLFFHHLGTRDGARSDVAALKSP, translated from the coding sequence ATGGCACAGCCTGCCGAAGGGCCGACCGACGGCCCGTGTTCCACCCCGCCGGACGCATGCCACCCGGTGGATGAGAAGCTCCACGTCTCGCGGCTCGTCCCCGCCGCGCTCCAGCACATCGCCGCCATGTACGCGGGTGTCGTCACCCCTCCGCTCATCATCGGGCAGGCCGTCGGCCTCGACGCCGCCGCGCAGACCCGGCTCATCGCGGCCGGCCTGCTCATCGCCGGACTCGCCACGCTCCTGCAGACGCTCGGCGTCAGGAACGTCGTCGGCAACCGGCTGCCGTTCGTCAACGCCGCCTCCTCCGCGGGCATCGCGCCGATGCTCGCCATCGCCGAGAACAGCGCCACGGGCCACCAACTCCCCGCGATCTACGGGGCAGTGATGGTCGCCGGGCTCTTCTGCCTCGTCGTCGGACCGTTCTTCGGGCGGCTCCTGCGGTTCTTCCCGCCGCTGGTCACCGGCGTCGTCATCACGCTCATCGGCGTCACGCTCATGCCGGTGCCCGTCGGCTGGGCCCAGGGCGGCGACAAGGAGGCCGCCGACTTCGGCGACATGCGCCACCTCGCGCTCGCCGCGTTCACACTCGTGGTGATCCTGCTCTTCCAGCGGTTCGCACGCGGCTTCTTCAAGCAAGTGGCCCTGCTCATGGGCCTGTTGGTCGGCACGCTCGTGGCGGTCCCGTTCGGGCTCGCGGACTTCTCCTCGCTGCGGTCCGCGCCGGTCGCGGCGCTGCCCACGCCCTTCGCGTCCGGGGCACCCGAGTTCCAGCCGGCCGCGATCCTCTCGCTGTGCATCGTGATGCTCGTCCTCATGACCGAGTCCAGCGCGGGCATGCTCGCGCTCGGCGAGATCTGCGAGCGCAGGACCGACGGCGCCACCATCACCCGGGGCCTGCGCACCGACGGCATCGCCACCCTGGTCGGCCCCGTCTTCGGGGGATTCCCGACCTCGGCCTTCGCCCAGAACGTCGGCGTGGTCTCGCTGACCCGGGTGCGCAGCCGCTACGTCGTCGCCGTCGCGGGCGGCGCCCTGATCGTGCTCGGCGCCTTCCCCGTGCTCGGCGCGGTCGTCAGCCTCGTACCGATGCCGGTGCTCGGCGGCGCGGGCATCGTGCTCTTCGGCTCCATCGCGGTCAGCGGCATCCGCACGCTGTCCGAGGCGGGCCTCGACGACAGCTCCAACATCGTCCTGGTCGCGGTGGCGCTCGGCGCGGGCATCATCCCGCTCGCCGCGCCCACCTTCTACGCCGACTTCCCGGCCTGGGCGCAGACCGTGCTCGGCTCGGGGATCAGCGCGGGCGCGCTGGTCGCCGTCACGCTGAACCTGTTCTTCCACCATCTCGGCACCCGGGACGGCGCGCGCAGCGACGTCGCGGCACTCAAATCTCCCTAG
- the uraD gene encoding 2-oxo-4-hydroxy-4-carboxy-5-ureidoimidazoline decarboxylase, which translates to MTSSTKTPGLTRFNALDEAAARSALHEACASTVWGDTILARRPFATADALYAASDAATAELTAADLAEAMAGHPPIGRPKPGDPTSSREQRGMAGASAELKAEMLELNLAYQDRFGHVFLICATGRTGEQMRDALRDRIGNTPEREREIVRAELGKINRIRLARLVDAVEED; encoded by the coding sequence GTGACTTCGAGCACCAAGACGCCGGGCCTGACCCGGTTCAACGCCCTCGACGAGGCCGCGGCGCGCTCCGCACTCCACGAGGCCTGCGCCTCGACCGTCTGGGGCGACACGATCCTGGCCCGGCGCCCCTTCGCCACCGCCGACGCCCTGTACGCCGCGAGCGACGCCGCCACGGCCGAGCTGACCGCGGCCGACCTGGCCGAGGCGATGGCGGGACACCCGCCGATCGGCCGCCCGAAGCCGGGTGACCCGACCTCGTCCCGCGAGCAGCGGGGCATGGCCGGGGCGTCCGCGGAGCTCAAGGCCGAGATGCTCGAACTCAACCTGGCCTACCAGGACAGGTTCGGCCACGTCTTCCTCATCTGCGCCACCGGCAGGACCGGGGAGCAGATGCGGGACGCGCTCAGGGACCGGATCGGCAACACGCCCGAGCGCGAACGCGAGATCGTCCGCGCCGAGTTGGGCAAGATCAACCGGATCCGCCTCGCCCGACTCGTCGACGCCGTTGAAGAGGACTGA
- a CDS encoding 2-hydroxy-3-oxopropionate reductase codes for MSSTLPKVAWIGLGIMGSPMSENLIKAGYPVTGYTLEQDKLDRLAAAGGTAAASIADAVRDADVIVTMVPASPQVEAIAYGPDGILENARSGALLIDMSSITPQTSVDLARAAAAKGIRVLDAPVSGGEAGAIEAVLSIMVGGEQADFDTAGPLFDALGKTVVLCGPHGSGQTVKAANQLIVAVNIQACAEAVVFLEKSGVDLAAALDVLNGGLAGSTVLTRKKDNFLNRDFKPGFRIDLHHKDMGIVTDAARNVGAALPVGAVVAQLVASLRAQGDGGLDHSALLRSVERLSGGPAV; via the coding sequence ATGAGCAGCACGCTCCCCAAGGTCGCGTGGATCGGACTCGGGATCATGGGCTCGCCCATGTCCGAGAACCTGATCAAGGCCGGTTACCCCGTCACCGGCTACACCCTGGAGCAGGACAAGCTGGACCGGCTCGCCGCCGCGGGCGGCACCGCGGCCGCCTCGATCGCCGACGCCGTGCGCGACGCCGACGTCATTGTGACGATGGTGCCCGCGTCGCCGCAGGTCGAGGCCATCGCCTACGGCCCCGACGGCATCCTGGAGAACGCCAGGTCCGGCGCGCTGCTCATCGACATGTCGTCGATCACCCCGCAGACCTCCGTGGACCTCGCGCGGGCCGCCGCGGCCAAGGGGATCCGGGTGCTCGACGCCCCGGTCTCCGGCGGCGAGGCCGGCGCGATCGAGGCCGTCCTGTCCATCATGGTCGGCGGCGAGCAGGCGGACTTCGACACGGCCGGGCCGCTGTTCGACGCCCTCGGCAAGACCGTCGTGCTGTGCGGCCCGCACGGCTCGGGCCAGACCGTGAAGGCCGCCAACCAGCTCATCGTCGCGGTCAACATCCAGGCCTGCGCCGAGGCCGTGGTCTTCCTGGAGAAGTCCGGCGTGGACCTGGCCGCGGCCCTCGACGTGCTGAACGGCGGGCTCGCCGGTTCCACCGTCCTGACCCGCAAGAAGGACAACTTCCTGAACCGGGACTTCAAGCCGGGCTTCCGCATCGACCTGCACCACAAGGACATGGGCATCGTCACGGACGCCGCCCGCAACGTCGGTGCCGCGCTGCCCGTCGGCGCCGTGGTGGCCCAGCTCGTCGCCAGCCTGCGCGCCCAGGGCGACGGCGGCCTCGACCACTCCGCGCTGCTCCGCTCCGTCGAGCGGCTCTCCGGCGGCCCGGCCGTCTGA
- the uraH gene encoding hydroxyisourate hydrolase translates to MSTSTTASVSTHILDTSAGRPAAAVAVRLSARGGAAADWRELGGSVTDADGRCKDLPALPEGTTHVRLDFAVEPYFLSKQAKQAEAQQDAPANRDSGAFFPEVGITFAVKPGEHYHVPLLLNPFGYSVYRGS, encoded by the coding sequence ATGAGCACAAGCACCACGGCCTCGGTGTCCACGCACATCCTGGACACCTCGGCCGGCCGGCCCGCCGCCGCGGTCGCCGTCCGGCTCTCCGCCCGCGGCGGGGCAGCCGCGGACTGGCGGGAGCTCGGCGGTTCGGTGACCGACGCGGACGGGCGCTGCAAGGACCTCCCGGCGCTGCCGGAGGGCACCACCCACGTGCGCCTCGACTTCGCCGTCGAGCCGTACTTCCTGAGCAAGCAAGCCAAGCAAGCCGAGGCGCAGCAGGACGCCCCCGCGAATCGGGACAGCGGTGCGTTCTTTCCAGAAGTGGGGATCACGTTCGCCGTCAAGCCCGGCGAGCACTACCACGTACCGCTGCTGCTCAACCCGTTCGGCTACTCCGTATATCGAGGGAGCTAG
- the pucL gene encoding factor-independent urate hydroxylase: MVDSSRPARPVVLGQNQYGKAENRVVKITRDGDTHHIKDLNVSVALSGDLDDVHYNGSNANCLPTDTTKNTCFAFAKEHGIESAESYGIHLARHFVESQPSIHRARIRIEEYSWERIAASDSNSQFIGADEVKHSFVRKGQETRLAQITYSAEGDGEPQFEVLGGLKDLTVMNTTNSEFWGYIKDKYTTLKEDYDRILATSLSTWWRYTWTGDDQRTPSWNKSYEQAKKHILQAFVETYSLSLQQTLYQMGSRVLNNRGEIDEIRFSAPNKHHFRQDLSFCGLDNDAKDGAVYYAADRPYGLIEATILRDGAEAKIPVDMTNL, translated from the coding sequence ATGGTCGACTCTTCCCGCCCCGCCCGCCCTGTGGTCCTGGGACAGAACCAGTACGGCAAGGCCGAGAACCGAGTCGTGAAGATCACGCGGGACGGCGACACCCACCACATCAAGGACCTGAACGTCTCCGTCGCCCTCTCCGGCGACCTGGACGACGTCCACTACAACGGCTCGAACGCCAACTGCCTGCCGACGGACACCACGAAGAACACCTGCTTCGCCTTCGCCAAGGAACACGGCATCGAGTCCGCCGAGAGCTACGGCATCCACCTCGCCCGGCACTTCGTGGAAAGCCAGCCCTCCATCCACCGGGCGCGCATCCGCATCGAGGAGTACTCCTGGGAGCGCATCGCCGCTTCCGACAGCAACTCCCAGTTCATCGGCGCCGACGAGGTCAAGCACTCCTTCGTGCGCAAGGGCCAGGAGACCCGCCTCGCCCAGATCACCTACTCCGCCGAAGGCGACGGGGAGCCGCAGTTCGAGGTGCTCGGCGGTCTGAAGGACCTGACCGTCATGAACACCACGAACTCGGAGTTCTGGGGCTACATCAAGGACAAGTACACGACGCTCAAGGAGGACTACGACCGCATCCTCGCCACGTCCCTGTCGACGTGGTGGCGGTACACCTGGACGGGCGACGACCAGCGCACGCCGAGCTGGAACAAGTCCTACGAGCAGGCGAAGAAGCACATCCTCCAGGCCTTCGTGGAGACGTACTCCCTCTCGCTCCAGCAGACGCTCTACCAAATGGGCTCGCGGGTCCTCAACAACCGCGGCGAGATCGACGAGATCCGCTTCTCCGCGCCCAACAAGCACCACTTCCGCCAGGACCTCTCCTTCTGCGGCCTCGACAACGACGCCAAGGACGGCGCGGTCTACTACGCCGCGGACCGCCCCTACGGCCTCATCGAGGCCACGATCCTGCGCGACGGCGCCGAGGCCAAGATCCCGGTCGACATGACCAACCTCTGA
- a CDS encoding 8-oxoguanine deaminase — MAPSAAPQRTVIENVAIATVDAEDTEYASGHLVVADRRIESLGAGQAPEGLENVVRRVDGTGHLATPGLINTHHHFYQWITRGLATDHNLFDWLVALYPTWARIDEDMVRAAARGSLAMMARGGVTTAMDHHYVYPKGSGDLSGAIIGAARDMGVRFTLARGSMDRGEKDGGLPPDFAVESLEGALAATEETVRAHHDASFDAMTQIAVAPCSPFSVSTELMAQGAQLARRLGVRLHTHGSETVEEEKFCHELFGKGPTDYFESTGWLGEDVWMAHCVHMNDSDIAAFARTGTGVAHCPSSNARLAAGIARVPDLLAAGVPVGLGVDGTASNESGELHTELRNALLINRLGAHREAALNARQALRLGTYGGAQVLGRACEIGSLEAGKLADLVLWKIDGIGHSTIADPVTALVFGAAAPVTLSLVNGEPVVEHGRLLTADEDAIARTARDEAQRLARIVAER; from the coding sequence ATGGCACCTTCGGCAGCCCCGCAGCGCACCGTCATCGAGAACGTCGCGATCGCGACCGTCGACGCCGAGGACACCGAGTACGCCTCCGGCCACCTCGTCGTCGCCGACCGCCGCATCGAGTCCCTCGGCGCCGGCCAGGCCCCCGAGGGCCTGGAGAACGTCGTACGCCGCGTCGACGGCACCGGACACCTCGCCACGCCCGGCCTCATCAACACGCACCACCACTTCTACCAGTGGATCACCCGCGGCCTCGCCACCGACCACAACCTCTTCGACTGGCTGGTCGCGCTGTACCCGACGTGGGCGCGCATCGACGAGGACATGGTCCGCGCCGCCGCCCGCGGCTCCCTCGCGATGATGGCCCGCGGCGGCGTCACCACCGCCATGGACCACCACTACGTGTACCCGAAGGGCTCCGGCGACCTGTCCGGGGCCATCATCGGCGCGGCCCGCGACATGGGCGTGCGCTTCACCCTCGCCCGCGGCTCCATGGACCGCGGCGAGAAGGACGGCGGCCTGCCGCCGGACTTCGCCGTGGAGAGCCTGGAGGGCGCGCTCGCGGCCACCGAGGAGACCGTGCGGGCGCACCACGACGCGTCCTTCGACGCCATGACGCAGATCGCCGTCGCGCCCTGCTCGCCGTTCTCCGTCTCCACCGAACTCATGGCGCAGGGAGCGCAGTTGGCCCGGCGCCTCGGGGTGCGGCTGCACACGCACGGCAGTGAGACGGTGGAGGAGGAGAAGTTCTGCCACGAGCTGTTCGGCAAGGGGCCCACCGACTACTTCGAGTCCACGGGCTGGCTGGGCGAGGACGTGTGGATGGCGCACTGCGTCCACATGAACGACTCCGACATCGCCGCCTTCGCCAGGACCGGCACGGGCGTGGCCCACTGCCCGTCCTCCAACGCCCGGCTCGCGGCGGGCATCGCCCGCGTCCCCGACCTGCTCGCCGCCGGGGTGCCCGTCGGGCTCGGCGTGGACGGCACCGCCTCCAACGAGTCCGGCGAGCTCCACACCGAGCTGCGCAACGCCCTGCTGATCAACCGGCTCGGCGCCCACAGGGAAGCCGCCCTGAACGCCCGTCAGGCCCTGCGCCTGGGCACCTACGGAGGCGCGCAGGTCCTCGGCCGCGCGTGTGAGATCGGCTCCCTGGAGGCGGGCAAGCTCGCCGACCTGGTCCTGTGGAAGATCGACGGCATCGGGCACTCCACGATCGCCGACCCGGTCACCGCACTCGTCTTCGGCGCCGCCGCGCCGGTGACCCTCTCCCTTGTGAACGGCGAACCCGTGGTCGAGCACGGCCGTCTGCTGACGGCCGACGAGGACGCCATCGCCCGCACCGCGCGGGACGAGGCACAGCGACTCGCGCGCATCGTCGCGGAGCGCTGA
- a CDS encoding MFS transporter yields MPRLSGLAMDLGPLRESRDFRLLYAGFLGAMTGTLMTSVAVAVQVYDLTGSSLHIGLVSLARALPVVVGVLVGGVLADRFDRRTLMIATRLPLVLVAAALAANALAPQPRLWVIYAATAATGLLAGLGGPAMLAAVPALAGTERLAAAGALLSGSTQLAALGGPAIGGALIAGPGLAACYAVDAAGFLVFTAALFFVGPLPVPSAPTAGGKGVRQAFGSLAEGLRFVRGHRAILGLLLIDAAAMVFTMPQALYPALADERFGGGPAAVGLLYAAPAFGALAGAATSGWTARAGGHALIGAVLLWGAALTGVGLSAWLPLALVLLALAGFGDLISETLRSALLQHGTPDGLRGRVSSLWMAQATVSPALGNAAVGLLAELTGPAAAVTVGGLVCVAATLAVAAAFPSLRGARLGTAAAAAAAPEPNSGAAAARSARGDADVAP; encoded by the coding sequence ATGCCCCGTCTCTCCGGCCTCGCCATGGACCTCGGACCGCTGCGCGAAAGCCGCGACTTCCGGCTGCTCTACGCCGGTTTCCTCGGGGCGATGACCGGTACCCTGATGACCTCGGTGGCTGTCGCGGTGCAGGTGTACGACCTGACCGGCTCGTCCCTCCACATCGGCCTGGTGAGCCTGGCCCGGGCGCTTCCCGTGGTCGTCGGCGTCCTCGTCGGCGGGGTCCTGGCCGACCGGTTCGACCGCCGGACGCTGATGATCGCCACGCGGCTGCCGCTGGTCCTGGTGGCCGCCGCGCTCGCGGCCAACGCGCTCGCTCCGCAGCCCCGGCTCTGGGTGATCTACGCGGCCACCGCCGCGACCGGGCTCCTCGCGGGCCTCGGCGGACCCGCGATGCTGGCCGCGGTCCCGGCCCTCGCGGGCACCGAGCGCCTCGCCGCGGCGGGCGCCCTGCTCTCCGGCTCCACCCAGCTCGCCGCGCTCGGCGGACCCGCCATCGGCGGCGCGCTCATCGCCGGGCCCGGACTCGCCGCGTGCTACGCGGTGGACGCGGCCGGGTTCCTGGTGTTCACGGCGGCGCTGTTCTTCGTCGGGCCGCTGCCCGTGCCGTCGGCGCCCACCGCCGGGGGCAAGGGCGTGCGGCAGGCGTTCGGCTCGCTCGCCGAGGGCCTGCGCTTCGTGCGGGGCCACCGCGCGATCCTCGGCCTGCTCCTCATCGACGCCGCGGCGATGGTCTTCACGATGCCGCAGGCCCTGTACCCGGCCCTGGCCGACGAGCGGTTCGGCGGCGGGCCCGCGGCCGTCGGACTCCTGTACGCGGCGCCCGCGTTCGGCGCGCTCGCCGGGGCGGCCACCAGCGGCTGGACGGCCCGCGCGGGCGGGCACGCGCTGATCGGCGCCGTCCTGCTGTGGGGCGCCGCGCTGACCGGGGTGGGGCTCAGCGCGTGGCTGCCGCTCGCGCTCGTGCTGCTCGCGCTCGCCGGGTTCGGCGACCTGATCTCCGAGACGCTGCGCTCGGCGCTGCTCCAGCACGGCACGCCGGACGGGCTGCGGGGCCGCGTCAGCAGCCTGTGGATGGCCCAGGCCACGGTGTCGCCCGCGCTCGGCAACGCCGCGGTCGGCCTCCTCGCGGAACTCACCGGGCCCGCCGCCGCGGTGACGGTGGGCGGCCTGGTCTGTGTGGCGGCCACGCTCGCGGTGGCGGCGGCGTTCCCGTCGCTGCGGGGCGCGCGGCTCGGGACCGCGGCCGCCGCGGCCGCCGCGCCGGAGCCGAACTCCGGTGCGGCGGCCGCGCGTTCCGCCCGGGGGGACGCGGACGTCGCCCCGTGA
- a CDS encoding TIM barrel protein, with the protein MGFSDQRFDVNLSILFTELPLLERPAAAAAAGFKAVELWWPWVETPTPERSELDALKQAIEDAGVQLVGLNFYAGQLPGPDRGALSIPGEESEKFRANVDVAADFAASLGCTALNALYGNRVDGVDPAAQDALALENLVLAARAADRVGAVLLVEALNAPESPRCPIVSAPKAIEVVDEVNEATGLGNAKFLMDLYHLSMNGEDLPQVIAAYADRTAHVQIADNPGRGAPGTGSLPLEDLLDQLRKAGYEGRVGLEYKPGDRPSHESFDWLPAGARG; encoded by the coding sequence ATGGGATTCTCCGACCAGCGCTTCGATGTGAACCTGTCGATCCTCTTCACCGAGCTCCCGCTCCTGGAGCGCCCCGCGGCCGCCGCCGCGGCGGGGTTCAAGGCCGTCGAGCTGTGGTGGCCCTGGGTCGAGACCCCCACCCCCGAGCGGTCCGAGCTCGACGCCCTGAAGCAGGCGATCGAGGACGCGGGCGTCCAGCTGGTGGGCCTGAACTTCTACGCCGGACAGCTGCCGGGCCCCGACCGGGGAGCCCTGTCGATCCCCGGCGAGGAGAGCGAGAAGTTCCGCGCGAACGTCGACGTCGCCGCGGACTTCGCCGCGTCCCTCGGCTGCACGGCGCTCAACGCCCTGTACGGCAACCGCGTCGACGGCGTCGACCCGGCCGCCCAGGACGCACTCGCCCTGGAGAACCTGGTGCTGGCCGCCCGTGCCGCCGACCGCGTGGGCGCGGTGCTGCTCGTCGAGGCGCTGAACGCCCCCGAGTCGCCGCGCTGCCCGATCGTCAGCGCCCCCAAGGCCATCGAGGTCGTGGACGAGGTCAACGAGGCGACCGGGCTCGGCAACGCGAAGTTCCTCATGGACCTGTACCACCTCTCCATGAACGGAGAGGACCTGCCGCAGGTGATCGCCGCCTACGCCGACAGGACGGCCCACGTGCAGATCGCCGACAACCCGGGGCGCGGCGCCCCCGGCACCGGGTCGCTCCCCCTGGAGGACCTGCTCGACCAGTTGCGCAAGGCCGGGTACGAGGGCCGGGTCGGACTGGAGTACAAGCCCGGCGACCGCCCGAGCCACGAGTCCTTCGACTGGCTGCCCGCCGGGGCCCGCGGCTGA
- a CDS encoding catalase gives MPKRVLTTESGAPVADNQNSATAGVGGPLLLQDQHLLEKLARFNRERIPERVVHARGSGAYGYFEVTDDVTGFTHADFLAEVGKRTEVFLRFSTVADNLGGADAVRDPRGFALKFYTEEGNYDLVGNNTPVFFIKDPLKFPDFIHSQKRDPFTGKQEPDNVWDFWAHAPEATHQVTWLMGDRGIPASYRHMNGYGSHTYQWTNAQGEAFFVKYHFKTNQGIRSLSSEQAAEIAGKDPNSHQTDLLQAIERGVNPSWTLHVQLMPAADAAHYRFNPFDLTKVWPHGDYPLQRVGRLVLDRNPDNVFAEVEQAAFSPNNFVPGIGPSPDKMLQGRLFAYADAHRYRLGVNHTQLAVNAPKATTADNYGRDGLMATNAYGRERKNYEPNSYDGPVETGRPLSAPLAVTGHTGTHEAPAHTKDDDFFQAGELYRLMSDEEKSRLVANIAGGLSQVSREDVVEKNLAHFHAADADYGKRVEEAVRALRED, from the coding sequence ATGCCGAAGCGCGTGCTCACGACCGAGTCCGGCGCCCCTGTCGCCGACAACCAGAACTCCGCCACCGCAGGTGTCGGCGGCCCGCTCCTCCTCCAGGACCAGCACCTCCTGGAGAAGCTCGCCCGCTTCAACCGCGAGCGCATCCCGGAGCGCGTGGTGCACGCCCGCGGCTCGGGCGCGTACGGCTACTTCGAGGTGACCGACGACGTCACCGGCTTCACCCACGCCGACTTCCTCGCCGAGGTCGGCAAGCGCACCGAGGTCTTCCTGCGGTTCTCGACCGTGGCCGACAACCTCGGCGGCGCCGACGCCGTCCGCGACCCGCGCGGCTTCGCCCTGAAGTTCTACACCGAGGAGGGCAACTACGACCTCGTCGGCAACAACACGCCGGTCTTCTTCATCAAGGACCCGCTGAAGTTCCCCGACTTCATCCACTCGCAGAAGCGCGACCCGTTCACGGGCAAGCAGGAGCCGGACAACGTCTGGGACTTCTGGGCGCATGCCCCCGAGGCCACGCACCAGGTGACCTGGCTGATGGGCGACCGCGGCATCCCGGCCTCGTACCGGCACATGAACGGCTACGGCTCGCACACCTACCAGTGGACCAACGCCCAGGGCGAGGCCTTCTTCGTCAAGTACCACTTCAAGACGAACCAGGGCATCCGCAGCCTGTCCTCCGAGCAGGCCGCCGAGATCGCGGGCAAGGACCCCAACTCCCACCAGACGGACCTGCTCCAGGCCATCGAGCGCGGTGTGAACCCGTCCTGGACCCTGCACGTGCAGCTCATGCCGGCGGCGGACGCGGCGCACTACCGCTTCAACCCCTTCGACCTGACGAAGGTGTGGCCGCACGGCGACTACCCGCTCCAGCGCGTCGGCCGCCTGGTCCTGGACCGCAACCCCGACAACGTCTTCGCCGAGGTCGAGCAGGCCGCCTTCTCGCCGAACAACTTCGTGCCGGGCATCGGCCCCTCGCCGGACAAGATGCTCCAGGGCCGTCTTTTCGCGTACGCCGACGCGCACCGCTACCGCCTGGGCGTGAACCACACCCAGCTCGCGGTGAACGCGCCGAAGGCGACCACGGCGGACAACTACGGCCGCGACGGCCTCATGGCCACCAACGCCTACGGCCGCGAGCGCAAGAACTACGAGCCCAACTCCTACGACGGCCCCGTCGAGACCGGCAGGCCGCTCTCCGCACCGCTGGCCGTGACCGGCCACACCGGCACGCACGAGGCGCCGGCCCACACCAAGGACGACGACTTCTTCCAGGCCGGCGAGCTGTACCGGCTGATGTCGGACGAGGAGAAGTCCCGCCTGGTCGCGAACATCGCGGGCGGTCTGTCCCAGGTGTCCCGCGAGGACGTCGTCGAGAAGAACCTCGCCCACTTCCACGCCGCCGACGCCGACTACGGCAAGCGCGTGGAGGAGGCCGTCCGCGCCCTGCGCGAGGACTGA
- a CDS encoding helix-turn-helix domain-containing protein: MTGFADDPFALAVKPLVDAMGGRMLAPEEAGEDDVVLAWEGRDVLAVRLPQLADSLDHILLALERKHGKPLADLDRKAKQEVVRILEARGAFAVRHGVETVATAIGVSRFTVYNYLNRST; the protein is encoded by the coding sequence ATGACCGGTTTCGCGGATGACCCCTTCGCCCTCGCGGTGAAGCCGCTGGTGGACGCGATGGGCGGGCGGATGCTGGCCCCCGAGGAGGCGGGCGAGGACGACGTCGTGCTCGCCTGGGAGGGGCGGGACGTCCTGGCCGTGCGGCTGCCGCAGCTCGCCGACTCCCTGGACCACATCCTGCTCGCCCTGGAGCGCAAGCACGGCAAGCCCCTCGCGGACCTCGACCGCAAGGCCAAGCAGGAGGTCGTCCGGATACTCGAGGCGCGGGGCGCCTTCGCCGTGCGCCACGGCGTGGAGACGGTCGCCACGGCGATCGGCGTGAGCAGGTTTACGGTCTACAACTACCTGAATCGCTCCACGTAG
- a CDS encoding thiamine-binding protein codes for MRLRVEFTTEPFDLDEAPPHAVVAREVVQGAGLDAVDVGPFGNTAEGDADAVLAAVDAMLRKTLGAGATRVSLQVNVVEGGAGEAAG; via the coding sequence GTGCGATTGAGAGTGGAGTTCACGACCGAGCCCTTCGATCTGGACGAGGCGCCCCCGCACGCGGTGGTCGCCCGCGAGGTGGTCCAGGGGGCGGGCCTCGACGCCGTGGACGTCGGCCCGTTCGGCAACACCGCGGAGGGCGACGCGGACGCCGTGCTCGCGGCCGTCGACGCGATGCTGCGCAAGACCCTGGGCGCGGGCGCCACCCGCGTCTCCCTCCAGGTGAACGTCGTCGAGGGCGGCGCCGGGGAGGCTGCGGGATGA